A single genomic interval of Corylus avellana chromosome ca10, CavTom2PMs-1.0 harbors:
- the LOC132164812 gene encoding TMV resistance protein N-like, whose protein sequence is MASSMTFQRSAPSSSSSSFIRRWTNDVFLSFRGQDTRDNFTAHLCNALRQKGLLTYMDDKLRGGEEISPALFKAINDSKIAIVVLSENYASSAWCLNELKEILECKEKYQQIVLPVFYKIDPSDVRHQKESFGKALAKHESRSKENTVESWKTALQKVANLSGYHLDEGYF, encoded by the coding sequence ATGGCTTCTTCCATGACCTTCCAAAGATCAGCTCcttcctcatcttcttcttctttcatccGTCGATGGACTAACGATGTATTCTTGAGCTTTAGAGGCCAAGATACCCGTGACAATTTTACTGCTCATCTATGCAACGCTTTGCGTCAAAAGGGACTTCTTACTTATATGGATGACAAACTTagaggaggagaagaaattTCACCAGCACTTTTCAAAGCCATTAATGATTCAAAGATTGCAATCGTTGTACTCTCTGAAAACTATGCATCATCTGCATGGTGCTTGAATGAGCTAAAGGAGATCCTTGAGTGTAAGGAAAAATATCAACAAATCGTTCTTCCAGTGTTCTACAAAATAGATCCATCGGATGTACGACATCAAAAAGAGAGTTTCGGTAAAGCATTGGCCAAACATGAAAGCAGATCCAAGGAGAACACTGTGGAAAGCTGGAAGACAGCCCTACAAAAAGTCGCCAACTTGTCCGGCTACCACTTGGATGAAGGGTATTTCTGA
- the LOC132162915 gene encoding uncharacterized protein LOC132162915: MAFAKNVESPCNDAFGSDKITFVDCGCWFCDQHRVLYNALAMNTSVIEQDSYNLKRDSEEKDATIKELTTLLHSSDVASSKRIAKLEDIICRKNTIITRLKKDMVVLEQKVVHFTRLRRSFFPSSDSNSNSEQRPHMAENFLYDMDSTTSPSSSYSDSSPLNQPHALVAKVEENSVKNSYSSSTKNQMSAPAKPIGSFVRPTDWSSKSRSISPLKEISTNWKSDSIPSLREKQAVVGDSSRKSRR, translated from the exons ATGGCATTCGCCAAGAATGTGGAGTCACCGTGTAATGACGCTTTTGGTTCTGATAAGATCACATTCGTTGATTGTGGTTGTTGGTTTTGTGATCAACATCGTGTCCTCTATAATGCGTTGGCG ATGAACACCTCAGTAATTGAACAAGACAGTTACAACCTCAAACGCGACAGTGAGGAGAAAGATGCCACCATAAAGGAGCTAACCACTCTACTCCACTCATCTGATGTTGCTAGTTCCAAG AGGATTGCAAAGTTGGAAGACATTATATGTAGGAAAAACACGATTATTACAAGACTAAAGAAGGACATGGTTGTCCTAGAACAAAAG GTGGTGCACTTCACTAGACTTCGGAGAtccttctttccttcttcaGACTCAAACTCAAATAGTGAGCAGCGTCCACACATGGCAGAAAATTTCCTATATGATATGGATAGTACTACTAGCCCTTCATCATCTTATTCAGACTCTTCCCCTTTGAATCAACCACACGCTCTTGTTGCTAAAGTTGAGGAAAATTCTGTTAAGAATAGCTACTCTTCTTCTACAAAAAACCAGATGTCAGCGCCAGCAAAACCGATAGGTTCTTTTGTGAGACCAACAGATTGGAGCTCAAAATCTCGATCAATAAGTCCACTTAAGGAAATATCTACAAATTGGAAATCCGATTCAATTCCATCTTTGAGGGAAAAACAAGCTGTTGTTGGAGATTCTTCAAGAAAGAGTAGAAGGTGA